Part of the Coriobacteriaceae bacterium genome is shown below.
GCCCTCGGCTGCAACCGCGACGAGGCTATCGACCTGATCGACAAGGCCTCTAAGATTGACGCTGACAACGACGATATCCACCCGGTCAATACGATCGACAATGGTGCAAGCGCAATCGCGCAGGCCGAGAAATACGCCGTCTACCAGCTGCAATACGACCGCGGCGATGGAAATGGCGAGGAGACGATTTCCGTCTACGGCATTTCATCCGACTCGCGCTATTGGAAAGACCTCAACGTCGGCGACGGACGCGTCGTCTTTGGCGGTGGCTTGCTCGACAAGTTCGGCTGGAGCGAGGGCCAGAAGGTCACGCTCAGCGACAAGTACGAGGGCGAGCATTATTCCTTTGAGTACGCGGGCAAGGACTGTGCCTGGGGCTCCAAGTCGGATATGAATGTCTATATGAGCATCGACGACTTTAACGAGCTGTTCGACAACGACGCCACCTACTTTAACGGCTATGCGAGCAACAAGAAGCTCGACCTCGATGCTCGTTACTTTGCCGGCGACACCACGCCCGACGACATGCGCGCCGTGGGCGACCAGTTCATCGGCATGATGAGCAAAATGATCGGCATGATGGTTGGACTTGCGGTGTTCATCTTCCTGCTGTTTATGTACCTGCTGACCAAGGCTGTGATCGACCACAGCGCCCGTTCGATTAGCTACATGAAGGTCTTTGGCTATCGCGAGAGCGAGATCTCGCATTTGTACATCCGCTCGATCACGCTGTGCGTGGTGGCGTCGCTCGTGCTGAGCCTGCCGGTCATTATTGGCTCGCTCACGGCCATCTTCCGTTCGATGCTGCTCGCCTATAACGGCAATATCGAGATCTATGTGCCCGCTTGGTCCATGGCGGCGTGCGTAGGAATCGGCTTTGCGACCTACCTGGTCGTGGCGCTGCTGCACACGCGTTCTATCAAACGTGTGGGCCTGGCCGAGGCGCTCAAAGTCCAAGAGTAGTCATTTAAGAACGTCCCCAATGACTAGGTTCCGTACTTGACTTTAACTCTGCTTTAACTGGTACCATCCTCTATGTCTGTAACGCCATATAGACCGAGGGGATATATCTATGACCGCAACTGCACCCGCAGCACCCGCTAAGGTGTACTTCACCAACCTGCGCACGCATGCTCGCGAGAGCCAGCTCGACAAGCTCAAGCGCCTCATACGTCACGCCGGTATTGAGCAGATCGACTTTGAGAACAAGTTCGTCGCCATCAAGATTCACTTTGGCGAGCTGGGCAACCTGAGCTTTTTGCGCCCCAACTACGCCCGCGCCGTCGCGGACGTGGTGAAGGAGCTGGGCGGCAAGCCCTTCCTCACCGACTGCAATACGCTCTATGTCGGTAGCCGCAAAAACGCGCTCGAGCACATCGACACTGCCTACCAGAACGGCTTTACCCCGTATGCCACGGGTTGCCAGATTATCATCGCCGACGGCCTCAAGGGTACCGACGAGGCGCTCGTCCCGGTCGAGGGCGGCGAGTACGTGCGCGAGGCCAAGATCGGTCAGGCGCTCATGGATGCCGATATTGTGATCAGCCTTACCCACTTTAAGGGTCATGAGCAGGCCGGCTTTGGCGGCGCCATGAAGAACCTGGGCATGGGCGGCGGCAGTCGCGCCGGCAAGATGGAGCAGCATGCCGCCGGCAAGCCGAACGTCGCGACCGAGCACTGCGTTGGCTGCCGTGCCTGCGAAAAGATCTGCGCGCACAACGCCATCTCGTTTGGCGATACCCGCGAGCGCGAGCTTGCCAACGGCAACACTCGCACGGTGCACGTGGCTGCCATCGACCACGATCGCTGCGTGGGCTGCGGACGCTGCATTGCGGCATGCAACCAGGACGCCATCAAGCCCGGCTATGAGGCCGCGGCCGACGTGCTCAACTGTAAGATCGCCGAGTACACCAAAGCCGTTGTCCAGGATCGTCCCAGCTTCCACATTTCGCTGGCTATGGATATCAGCCCCAACTGCGATTGCCATCCCGAAAACGACACACCTATCGTCAACGATATCGGCATGTTCGCGAGCTTCGACCCGGTCGCCATCGACCAGGCCTGCGCCGACGCCGTCATGGCGTCCGAGCCGCTGCCCAACACCGAGCTTACCGATAGCGCGGCCAAGATGGAGCACAACCACGAGCATCTGGAGGGCGAGCAGGCCAAGGATCCCTTCTGCATCACGCATCCCGACACCGACTGGCGCGTGTGCATCGCGCATGCCGAGAAGATCGGCCTGGGCACGAGCGAGTACGAGCTCATCGAGGTCAAGTAGCGTCGTCCTATTGGACAAACCAAGCGCCTTTGTGGCGTTAGTTGAGTAAAAGCCGCCCACGAGCACAACGCTCGCGGGCGGCTTTTTGGAAGTGCGGCGAAAAATCGAACCCCGCCGACCACAAACCGTTTTTTGGCAACAAAACCCCAGACGTTGCTTTTTGCCTAAAAATTCTTGTCGAGGAAGTTGTCGACCGTGTCCCAGTAGAGTTCGGGGTCGACCTGCGCGCTCTTGGCGTGGGTGGCGCCATGGATGGTGAGCTTTTGCTTGACCTTGCTGGCGCACGCGTCGTAGTTTTGGTCGAGCATATCGTACGGCACAAAAGTGTCTTGGTCGCCGTGGATAAACAGCATGGGAACCGTCGCGTGTTTGAGTTGCTCCACACTGCTCGCCTTATGAAAGTCGTAGCCCGCGCGCACGTTGCACACCAAGTTTGCTACATCGAGCAAGGGAAAGCTGGGCAGGCCGAACACGTCCTTGAGCTGCAGAGAAAACTCGTCCCAAACACTTGTATAACCGCAGTCCTCGATAATGCATTTCACGTTTGCGGGCAGAGATTCCCCCGCGACGTTCATGGCAGTTGCCGCACCCATCGACTCGCCAAAGACCAGGATGCGCGCCTCGGGGTCAGCCTGAACGATTTGCTCGATCCATGCGACGATGTCGAGGCGCTCGGGCCAGCCCATGCCGATATAGTCGCCGCCGGAGCGCTCGTGGGCGCGTGCGGCGGGTGCGAGTACGTTCATGCCGCGGTCGTGGAATCGCTTGACGTATCGGGCCATACCGATGGGCTCGTTGGTATATCCATGCAGGCAGACGGCGTAATCGTGTGCGCTCTCCGACGCAGCAAAATACCAGGCGGCAAGCTCGGTCCCGTCGTTCGCGGTGAGGCTGCTGCTCTCGCGGTTTTCCTTAAACCACGCCCGTGCCTCGCCCTCCTCGGCGTCCATCTGCTCGCCCTTTTCGGCGTCCTTGCCATCCTGCATCATCTTCATGGTGTACGGCGCTTGGGGGTTCAGGGCAAAGTCAAACAAAAAGTTGCCGGCAAACCCCAGCAGCGCGACAACGAGCACCAGCGCAACGACGCCGGCTATCTTGAGCTTTCGATGGGAACGTGCGTTTTGAGACATAAGAAGCTTTCCTATAAGATGTTAATACATCAACATTTAATGCAAGCGCATTATGGACGTTCGCCGTTGATGCGTCAACAGGCAAAGAATGGGTAAACAAAGGGTCACGTATGGTGCAAATTTCGCACGTACCCAGACGCTTTGATATAGTGTTGAGAACTCTTTACGTTGGAGGATGTAACCGGCATGTCCGATTCGAGCGACAGTTCTAAGCCGCGACCCAAGACCGCGGCCGTTCCACACTACACCATGGGCGAGGAGATCATGAACTCCGTCACCCATGGTGTTGGCTGCCTGCTGGGTATCGCGGGCCTGGTGCTCCTGATCGTATTCGCCGCCCTGCGCGGCGGAGGCCCGGCCCACATGGCCGCGGCGATCGTCTATGGCGTAAGCATTATCCTTGAATACTTGGCCTCCACGCTTTACCACGCGATTCAGTCCGCGGGTGCCAAGCGCGTATTCCGCATCATCGACCATAGCTGCATCTACCTGCTCATTGCGGGCAGCTATACGCCGTTTTGCCTCATTACACTGGCAAACGACGGCGGCGCTGTGCTGTTCTTTGCCGTATGGGCCATCGCCATTATCGGCATCGCCCTCGAGTGCTTTATGCGCGAGCGTCAACCGCACTGGGTAAGCGGCCTGGTCTACCTGCTGATGGGCTGGCTCGTCGTCTTTAAGCTGCCCGAACTTGTGGCACTGCTCAGCCCCGTGGCACTTGCCCTGCTCGCCGTCGGCGGCGTGTGCTACACCGCGGGCGTGCCGTTCTATATCGCCAAAAACGTGCGCTATCTTCACAGCGTGTTTCACCTGTGGGTGCTCGCCGGCAGCATCTTCCAGTTCATGGCGGTGATTCTCTTCGTAATCTAGCGACCACGCCTGCGCACCCGCGTCCTTGTTTGGGCGCCGGTGCAATTGCCGTATCCGCCGTCAACGTTTTAATCCGACGTCCCGAATCTTGGAGGTTCGAGAAACTCCCGATGGACATAACCATCTCCCTTATCACCACCCTCGTTTTGACCCTCATCAACGGCTACTTCTCTATGTCCGAGATGGCGCTCACCACGGCCAAGCGCGCCGTGCTGGAGCACGAGGCCGAGGAGGGCGACAAGCGCGCCGAGCGCGCCATTAAGCTGGCTGCCGACTCCGACCAGCTGCTGGCCACCATCCAGGTTGCCATCACACTCGTGGGCTTTGCCTCGTCCGCCGTCGCCTCGACGAGCCTGTCCGACCCACTCGCCGCTTGGCTCACGAGCTTTGGCATCGCGCCGCTCTCCGCCATCGCGCGCGGCCTGGCGCCGGTCATCATCACCGTCGCGGTCGCCTTCGTGTCCATCGTGATTGGCGAGCTTGTGCCCAAGCGCATTGGTCTGGCCAATGCCGAAGGCGTGTCCAAGCAGGTCGTGGGGCCGCTTTCCGTGTTCCAAAAGATCGCCCGTCCGCTCGTGTGGCTGACCGGCGCCTGCTCCGATGGTCTGGCTCGCATCCTGCGCATCAAGAGCGCCGACGACCGTCAGAACGTCTCGGAAGAAGAGATCAAGTACATGGTCTCGGAGCAGGACGACCTGCTCGACGAGGAAAAGCGCATGATCCACGAGATCTTCGACCTGGGCGACACCGTTGCCCGCGAGGTCATGGTGCCGCGCGTGGACACCACCATGTGCGAGGACGACGAGACGGTCGCCGACGTGCTGTCCACCATGCGCCAGACCGGCTTTAGCCGCATCCCTGTCTATCACGAGGATCCCGACAACGTCGCCGGCATCGCGCACATCAAGGACCTGATTCAGCCCGCGCTCGACGGCAAGGGCGACCAGCCCATCGCCGGCTTTTTGCGCGACGCCACCTTTGTGCCCGACACCAAGGACATCCTGCCGCTGCTGTCCGAGATGCAGACCTCGCACGACCAGATCGTGGTGGTCGTGGACGAGTACGGCGGCACGGCCGGCATCATCACCATCGAGGACATCGTCGAGGAGATCGTCGGCGAGATCGAGGACGAGTTCGACCCCGACAACAAGTATCTCACGCGCCTTTCGCGCCGCGAGTGGCTCGTTGATGGGCGTTTTTCGTGCGATGACGCGATTGAGCTTGGTTGGCCGCTTGAGGAAAGCGATGATTATGAGACCATCGCCGGCTGGATTTTGGAGCTTTGCGACTCGGTGCCCGACATCGGAGAGGTGTTTGAGGTTGCGGGGTACAAGTTTAAAGTGCAGTCGATGCGTGGCCAGCGCATCTCGCTCATTCGCGTGATCGCTCCGGTCGAAACCGATAAGAAGGATTCCGAGTCTTCGGCAGAGAAGCCGGCGGCGTCGGGTGCGGGCTCTGTGGATCCGCACGATGGCGACGAGTAGGGCAAGGAAGAGTAGGGGAGAGTTATGGCAGGCCTGTTCAACATCCTTAAGGTCACCGTCAGCGAGGACAAGATCTGCGCGCATGTGCTGGTGAACCCCGGCATGCCGCTCATGACCTCGGAGGATATCGAGGCCACGGCGCGCGTGTATTACCTGGTGCCGGCGATTGCCAAGCACCTGTGCCTGGGTGATTCCGGTCGCGAGTTCCAGGACTGCATGGGCCAGACCGAGCTTTGCCATCTGCTTGAGCATGTGACGGTCGAGCTCATGAACGAGACCGGGCTTGCCGGCAGCATCTCGTGCGGCCGCACGCGCGTAAGCGAGCACGACGAGCGCGTTTTTGAGGTTGAGCTTTCGTGCCCCGACGACGCGCTGGCCATCGGCGCGCTGTCTTCGGCCACCTTTATGATGGACTGGGCGTACCTGCACGCCGACCAGCCTGCCCCTGACGTGGAAGGCACGGTCGCGGGCCTGCGCAACCTGGTGCTGGGCATGCGCGCCGAGGCCGAGGGCAAGGATCCTCACGAGGCCGTCGCCGCTGCGAACGGCGAAGATGCTGCCGAGGCCGAGGGCGCTGACGAGGGCGATGTGCCGGTCGACGCCGAGCCCGTTGCCGATGCGACCGCCGAGCCCGTTCCCACCGAGCCCCAGGGCGTCCCCAACTTTGACGACGAGCCCCAGGTGGCGATTGATACCGAGGGCGCGGTTGCCGAGAACCACGAGGCCTCCGCTGCCGTCTTTGGCGGTGCGGCGACGGTTCCGGCAGGGCCTGCGCATGAGGGCGGCCTGCCGCTCGTGGACGGCGCCGGCGAGGACCCGGGTGCCACGGTGGCCATGCCGGCTATGCCTCAGGAGTAGGCCTACGCGTTTATCACCATCACGTACCTGCGCCTTTGCCGTACGCAGATGAGCGGAGCGGCAAGTGATGCGCTGCGGGTATAATGGACAGCATTCAAACGGTGGGCACCGACGTGCCCGCAGGAGAGGAATGATCATGGGTAAGACTTTCAGCTTTGTCTCCGGCGCACTTTTTGGCGCCGCTGCCGGCGCTATTGTCGGCGTTGCTCTGGCCCCGCGCTCGGGTGCCGAGACCCGCGCCATGGCTGCCGATATCGCTAACGACGCCTGGGACAATATGCGCGACACCTACGAGCACAGCGCCGAGGAGGCCCGTGCTGCGGTGAATGACTTTGGCCCGATGGTTGACGCCAAGACCGACGACCTGCGCGCCAAGGTCGACCTGGCCCGCGAGCGCATGGACCAGCTGCGCGAGCAGCTCAACGACGCCATTTCGGGCGGCAACGTGACGCCTGCCGCCGACGTCGTGGTCGAGAACGCCGTCGAGGCTGATACCGAGGCTGCGGAGCCCTCGACCGAGGCATAATGCGCGCCGGGGATTTTGTCGGCGCCAAGATCTATCGCAAGCCTACCGAGGACAAGCGCACCAAAAAGGATGGCACGCCGCGCAGCCCTAAAAAGCTCGGAAAGATTCACTTTCCGGTCTTTACCCCGGGCGGTACGCGCGTGGTCGGCTTTATGGTCCGCCAGTCCGATATCGCGGGCATGATCGAGCGTCCCGACCGATTCGTAGCGCTCGACGCCATTGGTGTCTACGAGGGCGCCATTGCGGTCGATGACGTCAAGGACACGTACGATTCCGCCGCCGCTAAGCGCCTCGACATCAACTTGGACGATTGCATCATCTGGGTCGGTATGGACGTGCGCACGGAATCGGGCGACGTCGTGGGCTATTGCTCGGACGTTGAGTTCAAGCCACGCTCGGGCATCGTGCAGGCATTCTATGTGACCGCCGGTGCTGCTTCGAGTGTTTTGGTTGGTGACACGCAGGTGCCGCCGACGATGCTGCGCGGCTACGAGAACGGTGCGATGGTCGTCTCGGACGAGGTCAAGTCGCTCGGGTATTCGGGCGGTGCGGCCGCCAAGGCCGCCGAGGCCAGCGTCGTGGTGGGCGACAAGGTCAAAAAGGGTGCCAAGGTACTCGACGACAAGGGATCGGTTGCCGTGGACAAGGGCAGTCGCGCACTGGGCAAGCAGCTCGGCAAGACGCGCGGCATGTTCAAGGCCTTTAAGGACGAATACCAAAAGGCGAGCGGAGGCTCGTCAAAAGCTACAAAATAGCGACGTACCAAATGATGGGAGGCAAGCCGGAGACCTGTTGCTCCGGCTTGCTGTGTTTATGGGGGAGGGCACATGCACCAAAACGGATCCAACTTAAACGGGCGTTCGGGTGCGCATCCGACAGCGCGCCGCGACCTGGGGCAGCTGCCCAGCGGTCAGCGCCGCCGTCACCGTAAGCCCGGCGCGATGTATCTCAACCATAGCCGCGGCTTTAGCGATCGCAGCGCGCGCATCGGCAACAGCCGCACACCCCGTCGTTCGTCTCGCCTGCCCTATGCGCTGATCGCCGTGGGTTGCGCGCTCGTGCTGTTTATCGCTGCCGTCGTGGGCTACGTCAACCGCAGCGTGGACGTGGAGCTCAACGGCCAGAAGACCGCGGTGCGCGTGGGCTCTACGCTGCAGAATCTCATCGACGAACAGGATTTGACTGACACCTACGACGCAGGCGACCTGCTAGCCGTCGATGACAGCGTGCTCAAGCGCCATGGGGGCGAAAAGCTGTCGGTGAAGGTCGACGGCAAGCGCGTGAAGCAGGGCAAATGGGATAGCCGCGAACTCGAGGGCGGCGAGAAGGTGACGGTCAAGGATGGCCGTAACACTTACGAGAAGCACGAGGTTCAGGCTACGGTTATCGAGCCCAAGCTCAAGGTCGAGGGCACGGGCGCTATCGAGTATGTGCAGACATGGGGTGTCCAGGGCCGATCCGAGGTGTGGGTTGGTGAGCGGTCAGGCAAGACGCAAGACCGCGGCGAGGTTGTGCCCGCCACCGATTGCGTTGTTGCGTGCGCCAGCGTGGCGCCCAAGGGCAACAAAAAGTACGTGGCGCTGACGTTTGACGAGGGTCCGAGCGGCGCCACCAAACAGATCTTGCAGGTGCTCAAGGAAAAGGGCGTCACCGCGACGTTCTTCCTTTCGGGCGATGCGGCCGAGGCCTCGCCTGCCACGGCCAAGGCGATTGTCGACGCCGGGTGCGAGATCGGATCCAACAGCTACAGCGACGATTCGCTCAAGGGTCAGGACCGTGAGGCGGTGCGCGAACAGATCACGAAAGGCACCGATGCGATTAAGTCGGCGACCGGCGTGAAGACGATGCTGCTGCGTGCTCCCTACGCTGCCTTTGACGAGCAAAACTGGATTGATGCGATGGACCTGGTCTCCGCCGTGGTCTCGTGGAATATCGACTCGGGCGACTGGCTGCTAAACGGTGCCGACGAACAGGTCTCGACGGTGCTCGATTCGGTGACGCCGGGCAATATCGTGCTGCTCACCGATAGAGACGAATGCGCCGAGCAGACACTCGAGGCGCTGCCGCAGATTATCGACGGCCTCATTGCCGACGGCTACAAGATCGTGACGCTCAGCGACCTGGTCAAGACGGACACGTCGCTGAGCAAAAAGCTCACCTCGCTGACGAAGGTCACCATGCCCAAGGACGCCGTGTTCCCCCAACTTGCCGAGGACGACGACACCACAGAGTAGTCATTGGGTAGTCATTTAGGAACGTCCCCAATGACTATGTCACGGATGCGTCAGCGTTTGGTATGCCTGCAATGTGCAGCGCATAAATTCGATGCCGCAGGGCGATGCTGATGCTATAGTTACTGCGGTTAATGAGGGTCAAGAGAAAGGTTACAGGTGAAATCCAAACCTCGACCATACAGTCGATGACCCCATGCAGGTGCTTTTTGCGCATGCACGGGGTGTAAGCGTCGAGCGGCGTGCCGCCCGCGCATGCGTATACATATCCAGAAGCCCCCGGACGTCGCACATGCGGCCGCGTTCGGAGGAATAATGATGGGGAGCACCATTGAATTATCTGAGTGAGATGCTCAAATTGCCGGTCTTGGACGTCGATGGAGAAAAGCTCGGCGTGGTGAACGATTTTGGTATTGCTACCGGCGAAGTTTTTCCGCACGTGACGTCGCTCGCGTTCCGCGGTCCCGGCAAGACGCCGTTTATGATCAGCTGGCGCAAATGGGTCGACCGTATCGACGAGACGGGTGTACACCTTAAGACGTCGGCCACCGAAATCCGTTTTTCGTACCTGCAGCCGACCGAACTCTTGCTTGCCCGCGACGTGCTCAACAAGCAGATTGTCGACACGCAGGGCATGAAAGTCGTGCGCGTAAACGACATCAAGTTTTCCATGTCGGGCGAAAATCAGCTGCGCCTGCTGGGCGCCGAAGTGGGCGCCCGCGGTCTGCTACGCGCGATCAGCCCCGCACTCGAGCATATCGTCGAAGGCTTTATGAAGCACCTGGGCAAGCCGCTCAGTGAGGACATCATCGCTTGGTCCTACATGGACCTGCTCGATCGCTCGACCAAGAACATTCAACTCTCGGTGTCGCATAAGACGCTCGGCGAGCTGCACCCTGCCGACATCGCCGACATTATCGAGCAGCTCGACCCGCGCCTGCGTGCGCAGGTGTTTGCACAGCTCGATACTGCCCAGGCCGCCGAGGCCATCTCGGAGTTCGATGACGACGAGCTTATGACCGAGATGCTCGAGGGCCTGTCCGACACGGACGCATCGTCGATGCTGGCCATGATGGACCCGGACGACGCCGCCGACCTGATCGACGAGCTCGATTACGAGAAGGCCGAGAAGCTCCTGCGCCTGATGGGCGTCAAGGAGGAGAAGGCGATTCGTAACCTGCTGGGCTATGAGGACAACACCGCCGGCCGCATCATGACCTCGGAGTTTGTCTCGCTGCCCGCCACGGCGACGGTCGGCGATGCCATCGAGGCGATTCGCAAACTCGATGAGGACTTCGAGAGTGTCTATTACGTCTATACCGAGGATCCGAGCGGCATGCTCACCGGCGTGCTCTCGCTGCGCACGTTGATCGTTGCCGACCGCGATGCCACGCTGGGCCAGCTCGCCTATCGCGACCTGGTCTACGTGTCGCCCGACGAGGACCAGGAAGACGTGACGGACGAGATGACCAAGTACGACCTGGTTGCCATCCCTGTCTGCGACGAGAACCGTCATATCCTGGGCATCGTGACCTTCGACGACGCCATGGACGTTATCGCCGAGGAGCATCAGGAGGACCTGCAGATCGCCGGTGTCGGCTCGGGCGATAGCGCGTCGGACGACTCGACGAACGTGCTCAGCTGGTTTGTGCATCGCCAGTACTGGGTTGTCGTGTGGGGCATTGCCTCGTGCATCATGGCAACGGTGCTGGGGACGGCGCTCGGCTCCGCGCATCTGGTGGTGTTCCCCATGTGCGCCATGCCGCTCGTGCTGCTTGCTGCCTCGCGCATGGTGTCGTTCGTCAAGAACTACTTCTTGGAGTATGACGGTCACGACGACGAGCCCAAGCCGTATCTGGGGTTCTTCTTCCAGAGCACGGGCATGGGCCTGATTCTGTCACTCGTGACCTACCTGTGCGCCCAGCTGGTGCGCACCGCTGCGTTCCCCGATGCGCCCATGTTTGAGGAGCAACTCTTTACCGGGTGCTTTAATATCGCTGCCATCATTTGCCTGGTTGGCAACATGAGCGCCGTGATTTACCTGATGGTGCTGTTCTGGCGTGACGAGCATGACCTCAACACGTCGGGCACCGCCATGAACGTTATTGCCGTCATGATCTCGTGCGTAGCGTACTGCGCCGCTGCGGTGCTGCTCACCATGTCGGTCATGGGTTAGGTGGTCGCGTGCAAAATACCAAGCAAAAGTCGGGCACCAAGCAAAAGTTGACCATCGCGGCCATCTTTGGCGCTATGGGTCCCGGTCTGCTGGCGGCGCTTTCGGGCAATGACGCCGGCGGCATTGCAACGTATTCCAGCGCGGGCGCCAGCTATGGCTACAAGATGCTCTGGATGCTTCCCGTCATGACTGTGCTGCTTATCGTGACGCAGGAGACCGCGGCGCGCTGCGGATGCGTCACGGGTAAGGGCCTGGCCTCGCTCATCCGTGAGCGCTTTGGCGTGCGCAGGAGCGTGCTGGCCATGGCGGCGCTGTTGATTGCCAACACGGCGGTGACCATCTCGGAGTTCGCGGGTATCGCGAGTGGCCTTGCTCTGTTTGGCGTTCCGGCGAGCATCTCGGTGCCGCTCGTGGCGCTGCTGGTGTGGATGCTTACCATGTCGGGCAGTTTTCAGCGCATCGAGAAGATTTTGCTGCTGGTAAGCTGCGTGTTCGTGACCTACATCGTCGCCGCGTTTATGGCCGGCCCCAACTGGGGCGAGGTCGCGGTCGACTTGGTCGTCCCCAATATTCAGAACGATCCCAGCTACGTGTCGCTCGTGGTCGCAACAATCGGTACCACCATCGCACCGTGGATGATCTTCTTGGCGCAGAACAACGTGGTCGATAAGAACGCGGGCGAGGACGATATCGTGCTGCAGCGCATCGATACCGTGAGCGGCTCGCTTGCCGCCGATGTCATTGCCGGCTTTATTATCATCACGACCGGTACGGTGTTGTTCCCGGCGGGTATTCAGATAAGCGATGCTGCCGATGCTGCCCGCGCGCTGGAGCCTATTGCGGGTCAGTGG
Proteins encoded:
- a CDS encoding PRC-barrel domain containing protein, translating into MRAGDFVGAKIYRKPTEDKRTKKDGTPRSPKKLGKIHFPVFTPGGTRVVGFMVRQSDIAGMIERPDRFVALDAIGVYEGAIAVDDVKDTYDSAAAKRLDINLDDCIIWVGMDVRTESGDVVGYCSDVEFKPRSGIVQAFYVTAGAASSVLVGDTQVPPTMLRGYENGAMVVSDEVKSLGYSGGAAAKAAEASVVVGDKVKKGAKVLDDKGSVAVDKGSRALGKQLGKTRGMFKAFKDEYQKASGGSSKATK
- a CDS encoding hemolysin III family protein; translated protein: MSDSSDSSKPRPKTAAVPHYTMGEEIMNSVTHGVGCLLGIAGLVLLIVFAALRGGGPAHMAAAIVYGVSIILEYLASTLYHAIQSAGAKRVFRIIDHSCIYLLIAGSYTPFCLITLANDGGAVLFFAVWAIAIIGIALECFMRERQPHWVSGLVYLLMGWLVVFKLPELVALLSPVALALLAVGGVCYTAGVPFYIAKNVRYLHSVFHLWVLAGSIFQFMAVILFVI
- a CDS encoding alpha/beta hydrolase; amino-acid sequence: MSQNARSHRKLKIAGVVALVLVVALLGFAGNFLFDFALNPQAPYTMKMMQDGKDAEKGEQMDAEEGEARAWFKENRESSSLTANDGTELAAWYFAASESAHDYAVCLHGYTNEPIGMARYVKRFHDRGMNVLAPAARAHERSGGDYIGMGWPERLDIVAWIEQIVQADPEARILVFGESMGAATAMNVAGESLPANVKCIIEDCGYTSVWDEFSLQLKDVFGLPSFPLLDVANLVCNVRAGYDFHKASSVEQLKHATVPMLFIHGDQDTFVPYDMLDQNYDACASKVKQKLTIHGATHAKSAQVDPELYWDTVDNFLDKNF
- a CDS encoding YtxH domain-containing protein: MGKTFSFVSGALFGAAAGAIVGVALAPRSGAETRAMAADIANDAWDNMRDTYEHSAEEARAAVNDFGPMVDAKTDDLRAKVDLARERMDQLREQLNDAISGGNVTPAADVVVENAVEADTEAAEPSTEA
- a CDS encoding polysaccharide deacetylase family protein, whose product is MHQNGSNLNGRSGAHPTARRDLGQLPSGQRRRHRKPGAMYLNHSRGFSDRSARIGNSRTPRRSSRLPYALIAVGCALVLFIAAVVGYVNRSVDVELNGQKTAVRVGSTLQNLIDEQDLTDTYDAGDLLAVDDSVLKRHGGEKLSVKVDGKRVKQGKWDSRELEGGEKVTVKDGRNTYEKHEVQATVIEPKLKVEGTGAIEYVQTWGVQGRSEVWVGERSGKTQDRGEVVPATDCVVACASVAPKGNKKYVALTFDEGPSGATKQILQVLKEKGVTATFFLSGDAAEASPATAKAIVDAGCEIGSNSYSDDSLKGQDREAVREQITKGTDAIKSATGVKTMLLRAPYAAFDEQNWIDAMDLVSAVVSWNIDSGDWLLNGADEQVSTVLDSVTPGNIVLLTDRDECAEQTLEALPQIIDGLIADGYKIVTLSDLVKTDTSLSKKLTSLTKVTMPKDAVFPQLAEDDDTTE
- a CDS encoding DUF362 domain-containing protein, which gives rise to MTATAPAAPAKVYFTNLRTHARESQLDKLKRLIRHAGIEQIDFENKFVAIKIHFGELGNLSFLRPNYARAVADVVKELGGKPFLTDCNTLYVGSRKNALEHIDTAYQNGFTPYATGCQIIIADGLKGTDEALVPVEGGEYVREAKIGQALMDADIVISLTHFKGHEQAGFGGAMKNLGMGGGSRAGKMEQHAAGKPNVATEHCVGCRACEKICAHNAISFGDTRERELANGNTRTVHVAAIDHDRCVGCGRCIAACNQDAIKPGYEAAADVLNCKIAEYTKAVVQDRPSFHISLAMDISPNCDCHPENDTPIVNDIGMFASFDPVAIDQACADAVMASEPLPNTELTDSAAKMEHNHEHLEGEQAKDPFCITHPDTDWRVCIAHAEKIGLGTSEYELIEVK
- a CDS encoding CBS domain-containing protein, producing the protein MNYLSEMLKLPVLDVDGEKLGVVNDFGIATGEVFPHVTSLAFRGPGKTPFMISWRKWVDRIDETGVHLKTSATEIRFSYLQPTELLLARDVLNKQIVDTQGMKVVRVNDIKFSMSGENQLRLLGAEVGARGLLRAISPALEHIVEGFMKHLGKPLSEDIIAWSYMDLLDRSTKNIQLSVSHKTLGELHPADIADIIEQLDPRLRAQVFAQLDTAQAAEAISEFDDDELMTEMLEGLSDTDASSMLAMMDPDDAADLIDELDYEKAEKLLRLMGVKEEKAIRNLLGYEDNTAGRIMTSEFVSLPATATVGDAIEAIRKLDEDFESVYYVYTEDPSGMLTGVLSLRTLIVADRDATLGQLAYRDLVYVSPDEDQEDVTDEMTKYDLVAIPVCDENRHILGIVTFDDAMDVIAEEHQEDLQIAGVGSGDSASDDSTNVLSWFVHRQYWVVVWGIASCIMATVLGTALGSAHLVVFPMCAMPLVLLAASRMVSFVKNYFLEYDGHDDEPKPYLGFFFQSTGMGLILSLVTYLCAQLVRTAAFPDAPMFEEQLFTGCFNIAAIICLVGNMSAVIYLMVLFWRDEHDLNTSGTAMNVIAVMISCVAYCAAAVLLTMSVMG
- a CDS encoding hemolysin family protein: MDITISLITTLVLTLINGYFSMSEMALTTAKRAVLEHEAEEGDKRAERAIKLAADSDQLLATIQVAITLVGFASSAVASTSLSDPLAAWLTSFGIAPLSAIARGLAPVIITVAVAFVSIVIGELVPKRIGLANAEGVSKQVVGPLSVFQKIARPLVWLTGACSDGLARILRIKSADDRQNVSEEEIKYMVSEQDDLLDEEKRMIHEIFDLGDTVAREVMVPRVDTTMCEDDETVADVLSTMRQTGFSRIPVYHEDPDNVAGIAHIKDLIQPALDGKGDQPIAGFLRDATFVPDTKDILPLLSEMQTSHDQIVVVVDEYGGTAGIITIEDIVEEIVGEIEDEFDPDNKYLTRLSRREWLVDGRFSCDDAIELGWPLEESDDYETIAGWILELCDSVPDIGEVFEVAGYKFKVQSMRGQRISLIRVIAPVETDKKDSESSAEKPAASGAGSVDPHDGDE